A DNA window from Danio aesculapii chromosome 1, fDanAes4.1, whole genome shotgun sequence contains the following coding sequences:
- the osbp gene encoding oxysterol-binding protein 1 isoform X1, translating into MSEPKAPTPAPGDTYKGWLFKWTNYIKGYQRRWFVLSNGLLSYYRTQAEMGHTCRGTINLATANIAVEDSCNFVISNGGTQTYHLKASSEVERQRWITALELAKAKAFRMQAESDDSGDESTPPAAGQGGGARNSEVQSTLRTLGSKVEDLSTCNDLIAKHGSALQRSLSELEGVRLGGETSEKIRQVTERATLFRITSNAMINACRDFLALAQAHSKRWQKALQAEREQRVRLEETLEQLAKQHNHLERAFRGATVLPPSQSNPAIDSKGSVPGKGDASDEDEENEFFDACEDVQEFITVPADPKYHRRSGSNVSGISSEMGMDDGTTSLDEQSMASNPESPQSQEVVPVRKRRTRIPDKPNYSLNLWSIMKNCIGKELSKIPMPVNFNEPLSMLQRLSEDLEYYELLDRGAKCQSSLEQMCYVAAFTVSSYSTTVHRTGKPFNPLLGETFELDRLQESGYRSLCEQVSHHPPAAAHHAISERGWTLRQEIALASKFRGKYLSIMPLGSIHCIFEKSNNHYTWKKVTTTVHNIIVGKLWIDQSGEIDIVNHRTGDRCHLKFAPYSYFSRDVARKVTGVVTDKDGKAHYVLSGTWDEKMECSRVMQSSRGGENGADGRQKTVYQTLKAKELWRKTPLPEGAENMYYFSTLALTLNESEEGVAPTDSRKRPDQRLMEQGRWEEANAEKQRLEEKQRTARREREREANRSTNPEEGKEPADGGKLSFYYHSPRLFFSFLLLLRSLLCVSLSFPQALIEDSISDSPLKTEEVEIATEPSETTYKSGHQDSYKAMWFDRCVDQMTGEPTHIYRGGYWETKEQGNWDSCPDIF; encoded by the exons ATGTCGGAGCCCAAAGCGCCCACCCCGGCCCCTGGAGACACCTATAAAGGCTGGCTTTTCAAATGGACTAATTACATCAAGGGGTACCAAAGGCGATGGTTCGTCCTGAGCAATGGCTTACTGTCTTACTACAG GACTCAGGCGGAGATGGGGCACACATGTCGAGGCACCATAAACCTGGCCACGGCCAATATTGCAGTTGAGGACTCGTGCAACTTCGTGATCTCCAATGGCGGCACGCAGACGTATCACCTGAAGGCCAGCTCAGAGGTGGAGCGGCAGCGCTGGATCACAGCACTCGAGCTCGCCAAAGCCAAAGCTTTCCGCATGCAGGCTGAGTCAG ATGATTCAGGAGATGAGTCGACTCCTCCTGCGGCGGGTCAGGGTGGAGGAGCTCGTAACTCTGAGGTTCAGTCCACGCTCCGCACGCTGGGCAGCAAAGTGGAGGATCTGAGCACCTGCAATGACCTCATTGCCAAACACGGCTCTGCACTGCAGAG GTCCTTGTCTGAGCTGGAGGGGGTTCGGCTGGGAGGAGAGACGAGTGAAAAGATTCGCCAGGTGACGGAGCGAGCCACACTCTTCCGTATCACCTCCAACGCCATGATAAAT GCCTGCCGGGACTTCCTGGCGTTGGCACAGGCTCACAGTAAGCGCTGGCAGAAAGCCCTGCAGGCTGAGAGAGAGCAGAGGGTGAGGCTGGAGGAGACGCTGGAGCAGCTCGCCAAACAACACAACCATCTAGAAAGAGCCTTCAGAGGAGCCACTGTCCTGCCTCCTTCACAGAGCAACCCTGCCATAGACAGCAAAG GCTCAGTTCCAGGAAAGGGTGATGCCAGCGACGAGGACGAGGAGAACGAATTCTTTGACGCCTGCGAGGACGTTCAGGAGTTCATCACTGTACCAGCAGACCCCAAATATCACAG GAGATCCGGCAGCAATGTCAGCGGGATCAGTAGCGAAATGGGAATGGATGACGGGACGACGTCG CTGGACGAACAGTCTATGGCATCCAATCCCGAGTCTCCTCAATCCCAAGAGGTGGTGCCTGTGAGGAAAAGACGGACCCGAATCCCAGATAAACCAAATTACTCTCTCAATCTGTGGAGCATCATGAAGAACTGTATTGGAAAAGAGCTGTCCAAAATCCCAATGCCT GTGAACTTCAACGAGCCGCTCTCTATGCTGCAGCGTCTGTCTGAGGATCTGGAGTACTACGAGCTGCTGGATCGAGGAGCAAAGTGCCAGAGCTCTCTGGAGCAGATGTGTTATGTGGCCGCTTTCACCGTGTCCTCGTACTCCACTACAGTTCACCGCACTGGCAAACCCTTCAACCCGCTGCTGGGAGAGACCTTTGAGCTTGACCGCCTGCAGGAGAGCGGATACAGGTCCCTCTGTGAGCAG GTAAGCCATCATCCTCCGGCTGCGGCCCATCATGCGATCTCCGAGCGAGGCTGGACCCTGAGACAGGAGATCGCGCTGGCCAGCAAGTTCAGGGGCAAATATCTCTCCATTATGCCCCTAG GTTCCATTCATTGTATCTTTGAGAAGAGCAACAATCACTACACCTGGAAGAAAGTCACAACCACAGTGCACAATATCATAGTCGGGAAACTCTGGATAGATCAG TCAGGAGAAATAGACATCGTGAACCACAGAACAGGCGACCGCTGCCATCTCAAATTCGCCCCGTACAGCTACTTCTCCAGAGACGTGGCCAGGAAG GTCACAGGGGTGGTGACTGATAAAGATGGGAAAGCACACTATGTTCTGTCCGGCACGTGGGACGAGAAGATGGAGTGCTCTCGGGTCATGCAGAGCAGTAGAGGAGGAGAGAATGGAGCTGATGGACGACAGAAAACCGTCTATCAGACACTCAAAGCCAAAGAGCTGTGGAGGAAGACACCGCTGCC AGAGGGCGCTGAAAACATGTACTACTTCTCGACGCTGGCACTGACACTAAACGAGTCGGAGGAAGGCGTCGCTCCCACGGACAGCAGGAAGCGGCCGGATCAGCGTCTGATGGAGCAGGGCCGCTGGGAGGAGGCCAACGCTGAGAAACAGAGGCTGGAGGAGAAGCAACGCACAGCCCGAAGAGAGCGAGAACGAGAGGCCAACCGCTCCACCAACCCAGAGGAGGGTAAGGAGCCAGCGGACGGTGGTAAACTCTCATTTTATTATCATTCTCCTCGTCTCTTCTTCTCTTTTCTCCTCCTTCTGCGTTCACtcctgtgtgtgtctctgtctttCCCTCAAGCTCTCATTGAGGACTCCATATCTGACTCGCCTCTGAAAA CTGAAGAAGTCGAGATTGCCACTGAGCCTTCTGAGACCACTTACAAAA
- the osbp gene encoding oxysterol-binding protein 1 isoform X2, whose protein sequence is MSEPKAPTPAPGDTYKGWLFKWTNYIKGYQRRWFVLSNGLLSYYRTQAEMGHTCRGTINLATANIAVEDSCNFVISNGGTQTYHLKASSEVERQRWITALELAKAKAFRMQAESDDSGDESTPPAAGQGGGARNSEVQSTLRTLGSKVEDLSTCNDLIAKHGSALQRSLSELEGVRLGGETSEKIRQVTERATLFRITSNAMINACRDFLALAQAHSKRWQKALQAEREQRVRLEETLEQLAKQHNHLERAFRGATVLPPSQSNPAIDSKGSVPGKGDASDEDEENEFFDACEDVQEFITVPADPKYHRRSGSNVSGISSEMGMDDGTTSLDEQSMASNPESPQSQEVVPVRKRRTRIPDKPNYSLNLWSIMKNCIGKELSKIPMPVNFNEPLSMLQRLSEDLEYYELLDRGAKCQSSLEQMCYVAAFTVSSYSTTVHRTGKPFNPLLGETFELDRLQESGYRSLCEQVSHHPPAAAHHAISERGWTLRQEIALASKFRGKYLSIMPLGSIHCIFEKSNNHYTWKKVTTTVHNIIVGKLWIDQSGEIDIVNHRTGDRCHLKFAPYSYFSRDVARKVTGVVTDKDGKAHYVLSGTWDEKMECSRVMQSSRGGENGADGRQKTVYQTLKAKELWRKTPLPEGAENMYYFSTLALTLNESEEGVAPTDSRKRPDQRLMEQGRWEEANAEKQRLEEKQRTARREREREANRSTNPEEGKEPADGALIEDSISDSPLKTEEVEIATEPSETTYKSGHQDSYKAMWFDRCVDQMTGEPTHIYRGGYWETKEQGNWDSCPDIF, encoded by the exons ATGTCGGAGCCCAAAGCGCCCACCCCGGCCCCTGGAGACACCTATAAAGGCTGGCTTTTCAAATGGACTAATTACATCAAGGGGTACCAAAGGCGATGGTTCGTCCTGAGCAATGGCTTACTGTCTTACTACAG GACTCAGGCGGAGATGGGGCACACATGTCGAGGCACCATAAACCTGGCCACGGCCAATATTGCAGTTGAGGACTCGTGCAACTTCGTGATCTCCAATGGCGGCACGCAGACGTATCACCTGAAGGCCAGCTCAGAGGTGGAGCGGCAGCGCTGGATCACAGCACTCGAGCTCGCCAAAGCCAAAGCTTTCCGCATGCAGGCTGAGTCAG ATGATTCAGGAGATGAGTCGACTCCTCCTGCGGCGGGTCAGGGTGGAGGAGCTCGTAACTCTGAGGTTCAGTCCACGCTCCGCACGCTGGGCAGCAAAGTGGAGGATCTGAGCACCTGCAATGACCTCATTGCCAAACACGGCTCTGCACTGCAGAG GTCCTTGTCTGAGCTGGAGGGGGTTCGGCTGGGAGGAGAGACGAGTGAAAAGATTCGCCAGGTGACGGAGCGAGCCACACTCTTCCGTATCACCTCCAACGCCATGATAAAT GCCTGCCGGGACTTCCTGGCGTTGGCACAGGCTCACAGTAAGCGCTGGCAGAAAGCCCTGCAGGCTGAGAGAGAGCAGAGGGTGAGGCTGGAGGAGACGCTGGAGCAGCTCGCCAAACAACACAACCATCTAGAAAGAGCCTTCAGAGGAGCCACTGTCCTGCCTCCTTCACAGAGCAACCCTGCCATAGACAGCAAAG GCTCAGTTCCAGGAAAGGGTGATGCCAGCGACGAGGACGAGGAGAACGAATTCTTTGACGCCTGCGAGGACGTTCAGGAGTTCATCACTGTACCAGCAGACCCCAAATATCACAG GAGATCCGGCAGCAATGTCAGCGGGATCAGTAGCGAAATGGGAATGGATGACGGGACGACGTCG CTGGACGAACAGTCTATGGCATCCAATCCCGAGTCTCCTCAATCCCAAGAGGTGGTGCCTGTGAGGAAAAGACGGACCCGAATCCCAGATAAACCAAATTACTCTCTCAATCTGTGGAGCATCATGAAGAACTGTATTGGAAAAGAGCTGTCCAAAATCCCAATGCCT GTGAACTTCAACGAGCCGCTCTCTATGCTGCAGCGTCTGTCTGAGGATCTGGAGTACTACGAGCTGCTGGATCGAGGAGCAAAGTGCCAGAGCTCTCTGGAGCAGATGTGTTATGTGGCCGCTTTCACCGTGTCCTCGTACTCCACTACAGTTCACCGCACTGGCAAACCCTTCAACCCGCTGCTGGGAGAGACCTTTGAGCTTGACCGCCTGCAGGAGAGCGGATACAGGTCCCTCTGTGAGCAG GTAAGCCATCATCCTCCGGCTGCGGCCCATCATGCGATCTCCGAGCGAGGCTGGACCCTGAGACAGGAGATCGCGCTGGCCAGCAAGTTCAGGGGCAAATATCTCTCCATTATGCCCCTAG GTTCCATTCATTGTATCTTTGAGAAGAGCAACAATCACTACACCTGGAAGAAAGTCACAACCACAGTGCACAATATCATAGTCGGGAAACTCTGGATAGATCAG TCAGGAGAAATAGACATCGTGAACCACAGAACAGGCGACCGCTGCCATCTCAAATTCGCCCCGTACAGCTACTTCTCCAGAGACGTGGCCAGGAAG GTCACAGGGGTGGTGACTGATAAAGATGGGAAAGCACACTATGTTCTGTCCGGCACGTGGGACGAGAAGATGGAGTGCTCTCGGGTCATGCAGAGCAGTAGAGGAGGAGAGAATGGAGCTGATGGACGACAGAAAACCGTCTATCAGACACTCAAAGCCAAAGAGCTGTGGAGGAAGACACCGCTGCC AGAGGGCGCTGAAAACATGTACTACTTCTCGACGCTGGCACTGACACTAAACGAGTCGGAGGAAGGCGTCGCTCCCACGGACAGCAGGAAGCGGCCGGATCAGCGTCTGATGGAGCAGGGCCGCTGGGAGGAGGCCAACGCTGAGAAACAGAGGCTGGAGGAGAAGCAACGCACAGCCCGAAGAGAGCGAGAACGAGAGGCCAACCGCTCCACCAACCCAGAGGAGGGTAAGGAGCCAGCGGACGGTG CTCTCATTGAGGACTCCATATCTGACTCGCCTCTGAAAA CTGAAGAAGTCGAGATTGCCACTGAGCCTTCTGAGACCACTTACAAAA
- the osbp gene encoding oxysterol-binding protein 1 isoform X5, translated as MSEPKAPTPAPGDTYKGWLFKWTNYIKGYQRRWFVLSNGLLSYYRTQAEMGHTCRGTINLATANIAVEDSCNFVISNGGTQTYHLKASSEVERQRWITALELAKAKAFRMQAESDDSGDESTPPAAGQGGGARNSEVQSTLRTLGSKVEDLSTCNDLIAKHGSALQRSLSELEGVRLGGETSEKIRQVTERATLFRITSNAMINACRDFLALAQAHSKRWQKALQAEREQRVRLEETLEQLAKQHNHLERAFRGATVLPPSQSNPAIDSKGSVPGKGDASDEDEENEFFDACEDVQEFITVPADPKYHRRSGSNVSGISSEMGMDDGTTSLDEQSMASNPESPQSQEVVPVRKRRTRIPDKPNYSLNLWSIMKNCIGKELSKIPMPVNFNEPLSMLQRLSEDLEYYELLDRGAKCQSSLEQMCYVAAFTVSSYSTTVHRTGKPFNPLLGETFELDRLQESGYRSLCEQVSHHPPAAAHHAISERGWTLRQEIALASKFRGKYLSIMPLGSIHCIFEKSNNHYTWKKVTTTVHNIIVGKLWIDQSGEIDIVNHRTGDRCHLKFAPYSYFSRDVARKVTGVVTDKDGKAHYVLSGTWDEKMECSRVMQSSRGGENGADGRQKTVYQTLKAKELWRKTPLPEGAENMYYFSTLALTLNESEEGVAPTDSRKRPDQRLMEQGRWEEANAEKQRLEEKQRTARREREREANRSTNPEEALIEDSISDSPLKTEEVEIATEPSETTYKSGHQDSYKAMWFDRCVDQMTGEPTHIYRGGYWETKEQGNWDSCPDIF; from the exons ATGTCGGAGCCCAAAGCGCCCACCCCGGCCCCTGGAGACACCTATAAAGGCTGGCTTTTCAAATGGACTAATTACATCAAGGGGTACCAAAGGCGATGGTTCGTCCTGAGCAATGGCTTACTGTCTTACTACAG GACTCAGGCGGAGATGGGGCACACATGTCGAGGCACCATAAACCTGGCCACGGCCAATATTGCAGTTGAGGACTCGTGCAACTTCGTGATCTCCAATGGCGGCACGCAGACGTATCACCTGAAGGCCAGCTCAGAGGTGGAGCGGCAGCGCTGGATCACAGCACTCGAGCTCGCCAAAGCCAAAGCTTTCCGCATGCAGGCTGAGTCAG ATGATTCAGGAGATGAGTCGACTCCTCCTGCGGCGGGTCAGGGTGGAGGAGCTCGTAACTCTGAGGTTCAGTCCACGCTCCGCACGCTGGGCAGCAAAGTGGAGGATCTGAGCACCTGCAATGACCTCATTGCCAAACACGGCTCTGCACTGCAGAG GTCCTTGTCTGAGCTGGAGGGGGTTCGGCTGGGAGGAGAGACGAGTGAAAAGATTCGCCAGGTGACGGAGCGAGCCACACTCTTCCGTATCACCTCCAACGCCATGATAAAT GCCTGCCGGGACTTCCTGGCGTTGGCACAGGCTCACAGTAAGCGCTGGCAGAAAGCCCTGCAGGCTGAGAGAGAGCAGAGGGTGAGGCTGGAGGAGACGCTGGAGCAGCTCGCCAAACAACACAACCATCTAGAAAGAGCCTTCAGAGGAGCCACTGTCCTGCCTCCTTCACAGAGCAACCCTGCCATAGACAGCAAAG GCTCAGTTCCAGGAAAGGGTGATGCCAGCGACGAGGACGAGGAGAACGAATTCTTTGACGCCTGCGAGGACGTTCAGGAGTTCATCACTGTACCAGCAGACCCCAAATATCACAG GAGATCCGGCAGCAATGTCAGCGGGATCAGTAGCGAAATGGGAATGGATGACGGGACGACGTCG CTGGACGAACAGTCTATGGCATCCAATCCCGAGTCTCCTCAATCCCAAGAGGTGGTGCCTGTGAGGAAAAGACGGACCCGAATCCCAGATAAACCAAATTACTCTCTCAATCTGTGGAGCATCATGAAGAACTGTATTGGAAAAGAGCTGTCCAAAATCCCAATGCCT GTGAACTTCAACGAGCCGCTCTCTATGCTGCAGCGTCTGTCTGAGGATCTGGAGTACTACGAGCTGCTGGATCGAGGAGCAAAGTGCCAGAGCTCTCTGGAGCAGATGTGTTATGTGGCCGCTTTCACCGTGTCCTCGTACTCCACTACAGTTCACCGCACTGGCAAACCCTTCAACCCGCTGCTGGGAGAGACCTTTGAGCTTGACCGCCTGCAGGAGAGCGGATACAGGTCCCTCTGTGAGCAG GTAAGCCATCATCCTCCGGCTGCGGCCCATCATGCGATCTCCGAGCGAGGCTGGACCCTGAGACAGGAGATCGCGCTGGCCAGCAAGTTCAGGGGCAAATATCTCTCCATTATGCCCCTAG GTTCCATTCATTGTATCTTTGAGAAGAGCAACAATCACTACACCTGGAAGAAAGTCACAACCACAGTGCACAATATCATAGTCGGGAAACTCTGGATAGATCAG TCAGGAGAAATAGACATCGTGAACCACAGAACAGGCGACCGCTGCCATCTCAAATTCGCCCCGTACAGCTACTTCTCCAGAGACGTGGCCAGGAAG GTCACAGGGGTGGTGACTGATAAAGATGGGAAAGCACACTATGTTCTGTCCGGCACGTGGGACGAGAAGATGGAGTGCTCTCGGGTCATGCAGAGCAGTAGAGGAGGAGAGAATGGAGCTGATGGACGACAGAAAACCGTCTATCAGACACTCAAAGCCAAAGAGCTGTGGAGGAAGACACCGCTGCC AGAGGGCGCTGAAAACATGTACTACTTCTCGACGCTGGCACTGACACTAAACGAGTCGGAGGAAGGCGTCGCTCCCACGGACAGCAGGAAGCGGCCGGATCAGCGTCTGATGGAGCAGGGCCGCTGGGAGGAGGCCAACGCTGAGAAACAGAGGCTGGAGGAGAAGCAACGCACAGCCCGAAGAGAGCGAGAACGAGAGGCCAACCGCTCCACCAACCCAGAGGAGG CTCTCATTGAGGACTCCATATCTGACTCGCCTCTGAAAA CTGAAGAAGTCGAGATTGCCACTGAGCCTTCTGAGACCACTTACAAAA
- the osbp gene encoding oxysterol-binding protein 1 isoform X8 — protein sequence MSEPKAPTPAPGDTYKGWLFKWTNYIKGYQRRWFVLSNGLLSYYRTQAEMGHTCRGTINLATANIAVEDSCNFVISNGGTQTYHLKASSEVERQRWITALELAKAKAFRMQAESDDSGDESTPPAAGQGGGARNSEVQSTLRTLGSKVEDLSTCNDLIAKHGSALQRSLSELEGVRLGGETSEKIRQVTERATLFRITSNAMINACRDFLALAQAHSKRWQKALQAEREQRVRLEETLEQLAKQHNHLERAFRGATVLPPSQSNPAIDSKGSVPGKGDASDEDEENEFFDACEDVQEFITVPADPKYHRRSGSNVSGISSEMGMDDGTTSLDEQSMASNPESPQSQEVVPVRKRRTRIPDKPNYSLNLWSIMKNCIGKELSKIPMPVNFNEPLSMLQRLSEDLEYYELLDRGAKCQSSLEQMCYVAAFTVSSYSTTVHRTGKPFNPLLGETFELDRLQESGYRSLCEQVSHHPPAAAHHAISERGWTLRQEIALASKFRGKYLSIMPLGSIHCIFEKSNNHYTWKKVTTTVHNIIVGKLWIDQSGEIDIVNHRTGDRCHLKFAPYSYFSRDVARKVTGVVTDKDGKAHYVLSGTWDEKMECSRVMQSSRGGENGADGRQKTVYQTLKAKELWRKTPLPEGAENMYYFSTLALTLNESEEGVAPTDSRKRPDQRLMEQGRWEEANAEKQRLEEKQRTARREREREANRSTNPEEAEEVEIATEPSETTYKSGHQDSYKAMWFDRCVDQMTGEPTHIYRGGYWETKEQGNWDSCPDIF from the exons ATGTCGGAGCCCAAAGCGCCCACCCCGGCCCCTGGAGACACCTATAAAGGCTGGCTTTTCAAATGGACTAATTACATCAAGGGGTACCAAAGGCGATGGTTCGTCCTGAGCAATGGCTTACTGTCTTACTACAG GACTCAGGCGGAGATGGGGCACACATGTCGAGGCACCATAAACCTGGCCACGGCCAATATTGCAGTTGAGGACTCGTGCAACTTCGTGATCTCCAATGGCGGCACGCAGACGTATCACCTGAAGGCCAGCTCAGAGGTGGAGCGGCAGCGCTGGATCACAGCACTCGAGCTCGCCAAAGCCAAAGCTTTCCGCATGCAGGCTGAGTCAG ATGATTCAGGAGATGAGTCGACTCCTCCTGCGGCGGGTCAGGGTGGAGGAGCTCGTAACTCTGAGGTTCAGTCCACGCTCCGCACGCTGGGCAGCAAAGTGGAGGATCTGAGCACCTGCAATGACCTCATTGCCAAACACGGCTCTGCACTGCAGAG GTCCTTGTCTGAGCTGGAGGGGGTTCGGCTGGGAGGAGAGACGAGTGAAAAGATTCGCCAGGTGACGGAGCGAGCCACACTCTTCCGTATCACCTCCAACGCCATGATAAAT GCCTGCCGGGACTTCCTGGCGTTGGCACAGGCTCACAGTAAGCGCTGGCAGAAAGCCCTGCAGGCTGAGAGAGAGCAGAGGGTGAGGCTGGAGGAGACGCTGGAGCAGCTCGCCAAACAACACAACCATCTAGAAAGAGCCTTCAGAGGAGCCACTGTCCTGCCTCCTTCACAGAGCAACCCTGCCATAGACAGCAAAG GCTCAGTTCCAGGAAAGGGTGATGCCAGCGACGAGGACGAGGAGAACGAATTCTTTGACGCCTGCGAGGACGTTCAGGAGTTCATCACTGTACCAGCAGACCCCAAATATCACAG GAGATCCGGCAGCAATGTCAGCGGGATCAGTAGCGAAATGGGAATGGATGACGGGACGACGTCG CTGGACGAACAGTCTATGGCATCCAATCCCGAGTCTCCTCAATCCCAAGAGGTGGTGCCTGTGAGGAAAAGACGGACCCGAATCCCAGATAAACCAAATTACTCTCTCAATCTGTGGAGCATCATGAAGAACTGTATTGGAAAAGAGCTGTCCAAAATCCCAATGCCT GTGAACTTCAACGAGCCGCTCTCTATGCTGCAGCGTCTGTCTGAGGATCTGGAGTACTACGAGCTGCTGGATCGAGGAGCAAAGTGCCAGAGCTCTCTGGAGCAGATGTGTTATGTGGCCGCTTTCACCGTGTCCTCGTACTCCACTACAGTTCACCGCACTGGCAAACCCTTCAACCCGCTGCTGGGAGAGACCTTTGAGCTTGACCGCCTGCAGGAGAGCGGATACAGGTCCCTCTGTGAGCAG GTAAGCCATCATCCTCCGGCTGCGGCCCATCATGCGATCTCCGAGCGAGGCTGGACCCTGAGACAGGAGATCGCGCTGGCCAGCAAGTTCAGGGGCAAATATCTCTCCATTATGCCCCTAG GTTCCATTCATTGTATCTTTGAGAAGAGCAACAATCACTACACCTGGAAGAAAGTCACAACCACAGTGCACAATATCATAGTCGGGAAACTCTGGATAGATCAG TCAGGAGAAATAGACATCGTGAACCACAGAACAGGCGACCGCTGCCATCTCAAATTCGCCCCGTACAGCTACTTCTCCAGAGACGTGGCCAGGAAG GTCACAGGGGTGGTGACTGATAAAGATGGGAAAGCACACTATGTTCTGTCCGGCACGTGGGACGAGAAGATGGAGTGCTCTCGGGTCATGCAGAGCAGTAGAGGAGGAGAGAATGGAGCTGATGGACGACAGAAAACCGTCTATCAGACACTCAAAGCCAAAGAGCTGTGGAGGAAGACACCGCTGCC AGAGGGCGCTGAAAACATGTACTACTTCTCGACGCTGGCACTGACACTAAACGAGTCGGAGGAAGGCGTCGCTCCCACGGACAGCAGGAAGCGGCCGGATCAGCGTCTGATGGAGCAGGGCCGCTGGGAGGAGGCCAACGCTGAGAAACAGAGGCTGGAGGAGAAGCAACGCACAGCCCGAAGAGAGCGAGAACGAGAGGCCAACCGCTCCACCAACCCAGAGGAGG CTGAAGAAGTCGAGATTGCCACTGAGCCTTCTGAGACCACTTACAAAA